AAGAGCTTTGATAAATCAATCATTGGATGGGTGCTACTTGGCAAAATGTGTTTCTTATGTAATCTTACATGATAGCTATGGTAACTGACATAATGAAATGTGTGGTACTAACCTATCATGTTGTCGTGTAGTGTTTCTGTTCTTTCTTTCTGGCAAGATTTGTTCTCATGAGGATCCTTTCTATTCCACAGTGTTTTGTGGGGCATTTTATATGCTCGTCTTGCTGTGCGAAGGTGGACAAGAAATGTCCCGTGTGCTCTATCGAAACTTCCTTCAATCGCTGCTTTGGGATGGAACATGTCGTTCAAGAAGCCAAAGTTGCTTGCTCCAATGACAAGTATGGATGTGCAGAGAAGGTCACCTACTACAAGAAAGAAGAACACAAGAAGGCATGCCCGTATGTCCCATGCTTCTGCCCACAGTCTGGTTGTGGCTTCGCTGGGTCAACAAAGGTGCTCCTGGACCATTTCACTACCCAACACAAGTGTCCGTCAACAACTCTCCCAGACTCCGGCACGGTGTATCTTCGCCTACAACCAGGCTTACATGTTCTGCGATGCACCGGCTACTTTTTCTTGCTCAGCATGGCATCAGAGCCTTTTGGACATGCCATTTCAGTCCTCTGCGTCCAACCAATAGTTATGGAACCCAAGTTCAAATGTAATATGGAATACGACTGCTTAACCACCGGCTCTTGTGAAAGTACAAATTGCCTCATAAGAAGCTCTTCACTCTCTGATGGACTACCCGCAGTGTATGACTTAATAATTCCCAAGGGAAAGATTTCTGATGATGGAAACGGTATCATGCTCAGAGCCACCATTCTCAGCAGATCATGTCTTCAAGGGAAGGGCCTGACTGCTGATCTTCAAGGAATGCCTTATACTAAAAATGCTATTGCTGCTGCTGTTGCCCCCGCTACTGCTGCGTCTGTTGCCCccgctactgctgctgctgctgctgccaacGCTCCTGCTGCTTCTGTTGCCCCAGCTACTGCTGCCCCTGTTGCCCCTGCtaatgctgctgctgctgctgatacGTCTCGACGAGAAGGAGAAAGAGgacgaggaagaagaggaggcagaggaggaagaggaggagcaGTAGGACGAGGACAAGGGCCATGGTGAGGACGGGGACGAGGATGATGAGGAGGAAAGACCCTGTTCTGGATACTATGGACATGTCTTTTTTGTCTGGTTTCACTGTTTTTGTTCCAGGATATACATATCGAGTCTCAAGATCTCAGACTTTCTGGTAAGACTGGTTGTTTCCTTCTGTTTTGGCCAACGAAAAAAATAGCGTGCTACAAAATATAGCGTGGCCCTTCTTTAAATGCTACACAAGTTATAACGCGCTAATAGCGTGCTATATTTCAGAATAGCGTTTGCAAAAAAATGCCAAATATATCCAGAAATAAAGTATTTCAGTAACTTCAGACAACATCATAGAGAGACATAATCTAGCCATAGATAGGAAGCATAAATTTTAAACTGAATCTCAAACTTTAGTCAATCTATTCAACATATAAACTCTGAACATTGAGCACCGAGCCTACATCTACCATGCAGTAACCACCAAATAAACCTGCGTTGGCCTACATCTACTTTGAACGCTATAACGCTACACGCTACAACGTTATAGCGGCCTGTAGCGCGCTAATTACGTGAATAGCGCCGTAGCGGCCGAATTTGCTAAAATATAGCGTTTCCTTTCCGAGGTtatagcgcgctatttttttcGTTGGTTTTGACGTTTGAGTTCCTGCCGCAGTGCCTCTAGCTGTTGCTGATGTAATAGGAAAATGCTGGGTTAGTGCTGCTGGATGGTATTTTGCTAGCTCATTTCAGAGTCGGCTGACGGTGAATATTCTTGTGGCAATTTTGTCTGCATGGGTAGCAGCATGCAACTGCAGTTTGGTCATGAGAAGGCCCCTTTGCCTCCAAGGTTGCAGATATCGGTTAATTAGATGCCACTTACCTTATCCAAACATGCAAAGAAAAGAAGTAATTCTCACCCTGAAATGTTTGATAATGTGTAATTCAAGTAGTAGTAGTTAATTGGCTAgtgttttttttttgcgggtgaattTGCCTAGTGGTTGCTCTTTGCTTCTTTGTCTTTTGAGTTGTTGAACTTGGAAAATCTAGTGCTATCTGGTTATTAGGTGATAACTTTGCTGAGTCTAAGATTCCTGCAGCTTATTCTACGAATCAGTTTCATGTAGATCTATTGTGGAACCTATTCTATATACTGGCAGAATGGGTGTGATACTATGAAAAGATAGCCAGCGTGCAAAATTGTGCTAAAAAACTGGTTTAGGAATCACACCGACCATGTACACATATCTACTATATGAGAGAATTCCTTTATTTGACCCTCTCCTACTATATAGTGTCCAGTTTTGAATTACAGCGCTGCTATACACATGACAACCCAGCAGCCGAGACGATCCCATGTGGCAGCTCCAACCGCGTCCGTGCACGCAGGAGGCGATTGTTTTTTTTTTAGCTGATGATGCGTAGAGAACGCATCGTCCGCAGATCGTTCATGCTGTATCGTGTGTGAAGCAATTTCGGTGTTCAAGTTGCAAAATTACCCAGGTCTCATCTAGTCCAATCTCTAGAGAAAAATACTAATAAACCGAGTTCGATGAAGGCCTTTTTAACCTCGGCTACTAAGCTAAGTGTGGCACCCGACTTAGTTAGTATATTCGGCTTACATCATACCGGCAATTCAGGATAAGCCAAGATCTTTTCCACAGGGACTTGGCTTATCTATAAGCCTATACCAAAACCCTGCCTCTAGGCAAAATAAAGGCACATGACGGCCACCGGACGGAGATGGAGTGCCCGGTGGCCTCTCTGTAAGCCGATTGCCACTCTTCGATTAACTTTTCTGCCCGGAGCAACCCCATGCCGCCATGTGCCCAGATATAAGCCGGGTGTATTACATATGTTCACAACTTATAGGTAAGCTGGGAACCTTGTCCATGCATTGCTTAAAAGTAAGTCGTGCCCTGCTCGGCTTTATTTCCCTACCCGGAGCAACCACGTGCCCATCTATAAGACGAGTGTGTTAGTACACGAGCACGACTTATATCTAAGCCTGAGATCCTCGTAGGTTTGGCACGGTTTATAGGTTACATGTAAGCTGAGGTGCCCTCTCGGCTTCTACATGCACAGGCAATTCCATTTAGTCAAGAACTAACACGTGTCTAGTAAGCTGAGTGGTATGCTTGGTTTAAATGTGCAAACCGAGTTCAATACTGCCTTATATCCCATAATTCTTTTTCTATTGGGACAACCATGCAGTTCGTACATCATATATACATATCCAATAGTAAATGTCCAGCAAGCAATATAAGCAACATGTACATAGCACCGCTGAGGACTTGGCAATATAAAACAAGTTCACAACTAAAAGCATGAGTCCAAGCTCACAACCAACCATGAGTTCCAATTTCATGATAAACCACCATACAAGTCCATATACTAGCAAATGTTCACAAGCAAGCATGAGTTCCAAGTTCAGATAAGTTCATAAACAACAAGCACCACACACTCTTGGAGTAGAAGATGGTCTCCGTGGACACGAGCTCTAGATATACCTCTTCAGAGCGTTCATATTTTGCCGGAGCATCTACAAAAGAATCACAACAAACAATTTCATAAGATCATGTTGTTGGTCATGTCTTATAGAAACGAAGTAATATTTGTCCAGATGTactaacactagtagaaaaagacccatttgtcccggttcataaggcccatttgtcctagttccggaaccgggactaaagggtcggtactaaagcccagtacctttagtcccggttcgcctacgaaccgggacagatggggctccacatggccgctgcggcttgcccaggcaggagggccttttgtcccggttggtagcacaaaccgggaccaaaaggcatccacgcgtcagcagttcagaggctggggtttttgtttcttttaagggggggggggggggggttgggggttttgtagggttaatttaggggtttcatatattgtgttaacTAGCTAATacagagaagtgtcctctcttatctccgtgcttggtcgacgctacgtactatacgtatagagaggactcgacacgctagctagtaagcaaatgaaggaaaccattaagtacacaagatcgtcatgaacatatacaaagagaagtgatcgacctctctttctccgagagattggtcgaacaacaagttttcgtatatctatccgacgctactagctacatatatacaatataatcttacaatccctaacatctgatgtcaagttccacatggtattctccgtctttatctatgacgtggtcaagaaagaatcccgccaattcctcttgaattgcttttatgcgatcttgtggtaggagttcaccCCGCAGCTGCCAAAGCTAATTttaagaagggggtcaatacatatatatgaatgaaactcaacagaaatgatggtaataaaataaagttatgaatattattgcttacgcacttcataatCTTCTTTAGAATAGCCCCGCTTAGAGGTCGTCGCTTTGTAGATGTACTCACAAACGTAGTATCGTCAAAAATTATTCCCgccttcctgccacaaccactttacgagaattagaggtcaatcaaactaataatcaagcattataaatggtattgatgaaactagctagaatcaatgagagatgcgcggaactagctagtagtacttactttcaggtgtgtaaatcgcagctcccccggcagtcccggagcttctgcggtgaacactttccaaaccctgcgagacaaagaaaataatacttgatattaggaaatgaacaaagttgccgatatggtgcgataatgatcgattgaacttacttctggagcatttcagtcatggccgcatactccttgggatcttttcgtcttaagtctaagacggttactagtccctgctcaagcttaatctctaggagaataaagtggaagctgcgaacgcatgcataactcatcaattacattactataacctcgagtaataagggaaacctaatatgcacaagacagtaacactcacttgaagttgtaaggaaagattattttctctttgttttgattttgaaGCAATGATTTTAGCAAGTTGGCCTCGTTTTCTTTGGCATTTAATTTAACCGtccattcatctatgagatttgtgttaatgaacccaatatcatagatttgtgcttttctacattcgacgatcttcaatctgcataatatagtgaggataattatatatacatgcaatgaaagagctaagctatatatagagacttaattacagaagtagtacttacagacagtagcaagtgacgattattttatcgagggccttttcattgaaaaactggaagaactcctcaaatggaacaaacaacagatcaattccaacgaggtcgtgctcctctttaactctcaacATCAAAATATCCTTCCCAGACTTGCTTGTGTCCATGTACCAtttatggaatcttcgcatcatcgttgttagaggaggatgaCCAGGTTTGACGAGACGCTTCCCGTACCGGTATTTATGTTTGTCCACCTCCATTGTATCAAAATGtgcatcgtcgggcaggtaatcaccaggattggtaccgggcagCATCCCCGACAGATttgcgacgatatcgctagacaccttgagcggggggcacgattggttcgcctgttcgccgagctgggaaATTTACTTCCCACTTCTTCGTTCTTGTAACCTTTTGTCATTTGAAGTAGTTCCCGACCGGCGCGCTCCTTGCACTGCATTTTTAAGAGCGCGGACATGGTTGTCAtccggcggaggcggtggtgGTTGCTTCAGGGCATTGATAGTGCGCTGATGtgtcaccggatctatcttctcctccggaggcgGATGTTTCTTAGCTCTTTGCGTTTCAAAGAAGTCCCTCACTTGGGCTTTACAGATCTTCGCATTTTCCTCCTCGgtcatctcgtatggtaacttctctagaggcttgagagatggaccaaatctgtattgcctcccgcctctggctgtactacTAGACGCCGGAGTAGCAGGAGCGGCGACAACTGTCTTCTTTTGTTGCTtccgaggcggagaaggaggcggagtgctacGACGTGCCGTCACAGCCGGAGCGGCAGCGGCTGTCTTCCGCcattgctgacgaggcggaggaggaggtgggctgcTCTGATGCGCTAGAgtaggcggagaaggaggcggagtgccgccactcgccggagcagccggagaaggaggcggagtgccctgatcactcgccagaggaggaggcggaggaggaggcggagtgcccttactcgccggaggaggaggaggaggaggaggcggaggcgtccagttcggaaggttgatgtgCTCCTACCGCCAtagacatggagtcttcagagcaagaCTCAGCTGAGTCTctccttcaccggtagggtggtcaagctcgagctcctcaaatccctccgttatttcatcgaccatcacaacagcatagccttgtggaatcggaagacagtgaaaagttgccccgggttcaggaggtgcaacaaaGCCAACAGTCGGCTTGACTTTGAGGTGCTGCCATTGTgtcataaggtggcaatcttgagcctccgtgatagcatccacggggtagctggGAGCCGTGAAGTCAGGCTGCTGAAGGAGCTCGGTGGAAGCCAAGCTGCTTCTCTGCTGAGATGGCAGGGTAGCTTCTGGGGTTGCTCCGGCAGGTCGCTGGCTCTGAACTAGTGCTTGTTGTTCCTCTAGCGCTCGTACCCTTGCATTCAGCTTCTGCAGTTCGGTCAGCTCCACTTTCCTCCTCCTCTCATGGGTTTTGTAACTGCCTGTGTTGGGAAACCCAACCTTCCATGCAACAGAGCCTGCCGTGCCTCGTGTTCGTCCTGGGTGCTCAGGATTGCCGAGGGCCtgtgtgagctcgtcgttctctctgtcgggaACGAACGCCCCTTGCTGCGCTGCGGCGATATACTTCTGAAGTTTCTTGACCGGTATTTCAAGTTGCTCCTTCGTCCAACGGcacttccctgtttcagggtccaaggttcccccaaccccgaagaaccaagtccttgaacggtctggccagttcaatgtctctggttcgacccctttatcaagcaggtccttctcagccttgtcccacaacggccaggctttgaggtagccacctgaccccgtgcgatggcgatgctccttctttgcagcatttaacttgtttgtcgctgacatcttcttactcttcttcgatgtcttgtgggccacaaatgtagcccagtgatctcttatcttctcaaatcggctggtgaattctggagtcttccctttgtcgacaaacgttgatttcaactcattcttccacctcctgaatagatttgccatcttcttaagagcatgagccttGACCAATGGCTCTATAACAGGCTTATCCGGaccctcctctggcggtagggtgaaatttgccttcagcgcggtccaaaggtcatctttctgtctatcgttgacataagacacTTGAGGGTCTTCGCTCTTAGGCTTAttccattggtggatgctgatcgggatcatgtccctaacaagaaccccgcactgagaagaaaatgcttccttggttcggctgggttcaatcggttggccatcgcccttgattgctgtgatcgtgaacctttcacCCTGGTGCaaccttttcttcgggcctcgtctcgttaccgaagtttggctcgatccggagggctaggtaagaagaaagaagagagtttatatgtgtacataccaaaacaattaatgcatcaattagctagtcagcacaggctaaattaatatatatatacctcgccggacttTGCAATAGCTCCTTCCTCCGTTccgtcaccggagccgtcatcacggtctccttcttaCACCAgaattcggtcaccggagccatcattaTCATGTACTTCCACCTCCATTGTTCGGTCACCAGAGCCtgcttcaccctctccttccagaccatcgatGCCGTTAAGAAACGACAAGACTACATCAGCTCCTCCACAGATGATGTCCCCCAACAACTCTTCTTCTTCTAAGTCTCTTTGATGATCGATAGTTTCtacaaatattacaacatgacaattaatatacaaacatgagagctgaatatattagtggcaaacatagacctagctagctctacgcttctacggtttggggtggcctcgacaacgcttctagggtttggggtggcctcaacgacaacgctcttttaactttgTAAATTTGGATGGCCTCGGAaatgcttctagggtttggggtggcctcgacaatgcttctagggtttggggtggcctcacgacaacgctcttttaacttggtaaatttgggtggcctcggcaacgcttctagggttttgGCCGGACTGCCTCTCTCATGATTGTCTGACGTCCGGACCGacaagggatttaacaaaatggcgccattctggtgtgcagaaaatggtccatatttttcctgatatcatctacccttctatatgtcacgttgtctagtgtcaaagaattcaagaaaaccatgacttcatcattagccggaaatGACAGGCGCATAATGGTACGAAGCTCTTTaaagttgttttggaacggagttTCCGATAgaataattcgctttttggtacatagttaagcaagagccttccgaatatcgctatttggaaggcctttgctgaaattcgtaccaaaaggcgAATTATTCTATCAGGAACTCCATTCCAAAACAACTTTGAGGAGCTTCGTAGCATCATACGCCTGTTACTTCTGGCAAATGATGAAggcatggatttcttcaatactttgacagacaacgtgacatatagaggaatatatatatatatatatatatatatatatatatatatatatgagatcagaaaaaatttggatcaacttgtgcacatccataatgggggcattcttgataaatctGGACCCTCGACCCCTGGATGACCCTCGACCCCTTGACGACccccgaccctcgacccctcggcgttcctcgaccctcgacccctcggcgttcctccaccctcgacccctcgacgaccctcgaccctctatCCTAGTTCACGACCCTTCTATATGTCAtgtttgtctagtgtcaaaggattcaacaaaaccatggcttcatcattaggcgaaagtaacaggcgcatgatggtacggagctctccaaagttattttggaacggagtcccggataggataatccgttttttggtacaaagttcagcaagagccttccgaatattGCTATTTGGAAGGCatttgctgaaattcgtaccaaaaggcgaattatcctatccgggactccgttccaaaataactttggagaacttcataccatcatgccccggttacttccAGCTAAggatgaagccatggatttccTCAATACTTTGACAAAaggcaacctctcgacccctcggccATCCTCGACCCTtgacccctcgacgaccctcgaaccctcggcgacATTCGACCCCTCGGCGTTCCTCGACTCCTCGATGACCCTCGCCCCTCGAACCCttggcgaccctcgacccctcggtgacCCTCGACCCTATACCCTAGTTCTCGGccctcgaccgctcggcgatcctcgacaccctcgttcccgataaaaattaagaagaggaagaagaagaaaaaaaagaggagaagaagaaaaaaaggagaagaagaaggaatagaggagaagaagaaaaataatctatttttcttcttctcctctattccttcttcttctcctttttttcttcttcttcctcttcctattttttctcctcttcttcctctcctcttcttctcttcttcttctccttctttctcttcttatttttttctcctcttcttctcttttttctcccctttttcctctccttctttatcttcccttcttccttcttccttcttctccttttCCATACATATAAAAAGtataaaaaatacatacatacacacaaaaatacatccatacatacatacatacatataaaaAGAAATCATATATAACAAAAAAGCATATATAACGAAAAAAGCAAcgcgtcggtggcggcggcggggcagggcaggggcaCGGTGCTCATAGAGGAGGCGTCGGGTCGGCGTGGGGGCGGGCAGGGGTCGGCCGGGCGGCAtaggggcggcgtcggggcagcgtcGGCGGGGGGCGGGCCGGGGCGGCATCAGCGGTAGGCCGGGCAAGGGCGGgccgggcggcgtcggcggcggggcgggcagGGGCGGGCCTGACGGCGTCGGCGACGATGGCGAGGTGGAGTAGCctgacggcgtcggggcagggctcggcggcgacggcgatcgACGAGGAgtagctgggcgtcggggcggagaagACAAGTGATTTTTGGAGAAACTGCTAAGTTTTTCTTATATACACGAAacatttgtcccggttggtggcacaaaccgggaccaatgcccccctttggtcccggttcgtgccaccaaccgggaccaaatgtCTCTTTTCAgtagcccaaagggcgggaaatagagacctttggtcccggttggtggcaccaactgggaccaaaggtgggcattggtcccggttcgtgccaccaaccgagaccaatgggccttgcacaacggcgtggtgggagtttagtcccaccttgctagctgagagagagccgcacctgtttataaggtgcggtgcgcctgagctgtcgagctcctctctaaagtaGGCTTatgggcctaacctctctgtgcaagcctgtgggcctactgacccttctgcgggcctgaatcctagcACACCTGTATGgctgggtttctagtcgtattcaggccatggtggcctagtaggcggcatttttttttaattttttctagttttttgttttgttttttgcattatttattttcttttgttttttgctttattttttaattctttttgcttttaggtcacataaattataaactttctgttagtgccattagttttcaaatttgaatagtctaatttgaattctttgaaatttgtgtgaatcactagtttgtgattaactttactataaaaatagattttggagtgattctttttcctaacAAAAAAATAGATTTTGGACTTTGTGATTAAACagtttttgttattttagtttctaacaaaaaaatctttatgataattctttttgctattaatgtttctaacaaaaaaagttctttatgaaaattctttttgattttaatgttttgaacagaaaatactttgataattttagttgcataaattttatataattttagtttcaataatacttgagGTTTATAACAAtattaaagttttctagttcattgtTTTTTCTATCAcagtttcattaaagttttctagttcattcttttagtttattatttttgctattagagtttcataaaagttttctagttcatttcacgcacatagcatgtgctaaaaagttgagagggttgcgtcaaaaactggatgcacttcgtgtacaaaacggacaatctctttcgaagtatcagttcgatacgaaaactcgtctcttacaaagggatttcatttctttgaacttatttgaactccagactttttgtgtgttcaaaatgcaccattcaaagccacaccatcaattttcaaccctttctgacttcatttgttattttccatgcatttactgatttttttgagctatatgaccctgaaatgaaaaagcactacaaatgaactctgaaaaggtttaaagttggcatggtatcatcatttcacccacatagcatgtgctaaaaagttgagagggttacggcaaaaactggatgcacttcgtgtataaaatggacaatctctttcgaagtatgagggtttgaGACGATCTTTTCGTAGATCCATTGTAATCTTGAAATTCTATAAAAATGGAAACAACAACTTTAGTCGCCATCTCCATCTCTATAAAAATGGAAACAACAACTTTAGAACTATCTTCAATggttttttttgagctatatgaccctgaaattgaaaagcactacaaatgaactctgaaatggtttaaagttggcatggtatcatcatttcacccacatagcatgtgctaaaaagttgagagggttacgacaaaaactggatgcacttcgtgtacaaaacggacaatctctttcaaagtatcagggtttctgacgaaaactcgtctgttacaaaaggcatttcatttcttcacatgtaactgcagtgatattctagatcaaaggcatcgtcataatagttgtggagagaaagtcttcactttttcttcgcttgtgtcctttgcttattgcgtcgtaaccatggataatcttcatcctTTAACAGGGTTCTTGGGTCAGcattgactttgaagggaggaatttcatgaaacttttcataatcttcagacatgtctgtcttgccctccactcccacgatgtctctttttcctgaaagaact
The Aegilops tauschii subsp. strangulata cultivar AL8/78 chromosome 3, Aet v6.0, whole genome shotgun sequence genome window above contains:
- the LOC109738932 gene encoding putative E3 ubiquitin-protein ligase SINA-like 6; the encoded protein is MLLAMDGSNTNASNRKVEADREGENSTKKLKVTMGVETLDCPICFEPLRPPILQCFVGHFICSSCCAKVDKKCPVCSIETSFNRCFGMEHVVQEAKVACSNDKYGCAEKVTYYKKEEHKKACPYVPCFCPQSGCGFAGSTKVLLDHFTTQHKCPSTTLPDSGTVYLRLQPGLHVLRCTGYFFLLSMASEPFGHAISVLCVQPIVMEPKFKCNMEYDCLTTGSCESTNCLIRSSSLSDGLPAVYDLIIPKGKISDDGNGIMLRATILSRSCLQGKGLTADLQGMPYTKNAIAAAVAPATAASVAPATAAAAAANAPAASVAPATAAPVAPANAAAAADTSRREGERGRGRRGGRGGRGGAVGRGQGPW